The Medicago truncatula cultivar Jemalong A17 chromosome 4, MtrunA17r5.0-ANR, whole genome shotgun sequence genome includes a region encoding these proteins:
- the LOC11445731 gene encoding transcription repressor OFP7, producing MSSNKKNLIRTFFTSNGSCGCAKTKAIQVHEPKPTQKPKKFIKQRITNPSSKGSSTTTSGEGYGAVCSIDDSDDFSTTTFSDVSTTNNYSAPKQSPLMNTVAVEKDSEDPYHDFKHSMLQMIFENEIDSEDDLQDLLRCFLHLNSSCYHGVIVKVFNDICHEAFPDKVGSTTIKPSG from the coding sequence ATGTCTTCCAACAAGAAAAACCTTATAAGAACATTTTTCACATCAAATGGAAGTTGTGGATGtgcaaaaacaaaagcaattcaAGTACACGAGCCAAAGCCAAcccaaaaacccaaaaaattcaTTAAGCAAAGGATCACAAACCCAAGTAGTAAGGGTTCTTCAACTACAACTTCAGGTGAAGGATATGGCGCCGTTTGTAGCATCGATGATAGCGATGATTTCTCCACCACGACGTTCTCGGATGTTAGCACAACAAACAACTACTCTGCACCCAAACAAAGCCCACTAATGAACACGGTGGCGGTAGAGAAGGATTCTGAGGATCCGTATCATGATTTCAAACATTCTATGCTTCAAATGATCTTCGAGAATGAGATCGATTCAGAAGACGATCTTCAAGATCTTCTCCGGTGTTTTCTTCATCTCAATTCTAGTTGTTATCATGGTGTTATCGTAAAAGTCTTCAATGATATATGTCATGAAGCTTTCCCCGACAAGGTTGGTAGCACTACTATAAAACCTTCCGggtaa
- the LOC11445162 gene encoding transcription repressor OFP6: protein MSFNKKRLMRRVFSTNIGSCGCAKKKAIEVHEPIQKTKISISQISKASSNTTLGERKGAGCSVDHSDDFSTTTFSEAETTQNYSPHKHSPLSNTVVVEKDSDNPYHDFKHSMLQMIFEDEIDSEDDLRVLLRCFLHLNDTCYHLVIVKVFNDICHEAFSDDKVCTTTSSAIKPSNIHVYENE, encoded by the coding sequence ATGTCTTTCAACAAGAAAAGGCTTATGAGAAGAGTGTTCTCAACAAATATTGGAAGTTGTGGCTGTGCAAAAAAGAAAGCAATTGAAGTCCACGAGCCTATTCAAAAGACCAAAATTTCCATTAGCCAAATTAGCAAGGCTTCATCCAACACAACTTTAGGTGAACGAAAGGGTGCCGGTTGTAGCGTCGATCACAGCGACGATTTCTCCACCACCACTTTCTCTGAAGCTGAAACTACACAAAACTACTCTCCACACAAGCATAGCCCACTATCAAACACTGTGGTCGTTGAAAAGGATTCTGATAATCCATATCATGATTTCAAACACTCTATGCTTCAAATGATCTTCGAGGATGAGATCGATTCGGAGGATGATCTTCGAGTTCTTCTTCGGTGTTTTCTTCATCTCAATGATACTTGTTATCACCTTGTCATCGTTAAAGTCTTTAATGATATATGTCATGAAGCTTTTTCCGACGACAAGGTTTGTACTACTACTTCGTCTGCTATCAAACCTTCTAATATACATGTTTATGAAAATGagtaa
- the LOC11444696 gene encoding aspartate--tRNA ligase, chloroplastic/mitochondrial — QSLQWISRTHHCGELSSNDVGKTVRLCGWAELHRSLGGVAFLILRDQTGIIQVKTRLDEFPVAHSANKNLRREYVAAIQGVVRSRSTQSINYEMKTGFIEVAANEVQELNSRNAKLTLIPELNSDDAEGSPNEEIRLRYRCLDLRKQQMNSNILLRHNVVKLIRRYLEDIHGFVEVETPILSRSTPEGAREYLVPSRIQRGTFYALPQSPQIYKQMLMVAGFDKYYQVARCFRDEDLRAVHDRQPEFTQLDMEMAFTPLEDILSLNEELIRKVFLEIKGVELPNPFPRLTYAEAMNRYGSDHPDTRFDLELKDVSDIFSGTSFKIFSDSLECGGVIKVLCVPSGATKDSYILDIYNEAEKYGAKGLTTLWITKNGIGGFSSLVSSMDSATIEELLRRCSAGPSDLILFHAGHHASVNKTLGHLRVYVAHKLGLIDHAKHSILWITDFPMFKWDDSKQRLEAFHHPFTAPNPEDMNNLASARALAYDMVYNGVEIGRGSLRIYKRGIQQKVFETLGISMEQAEAKFGYLLEALDMGAPPHGGIAFGLDRLVMLLAGANSIRDVIAFPKTTTAQCALTRSPSKVDPQQLRDLSITTQTFNS; from the exons CAATCCCTCCAATGGATTTCAAGGACTCATCATTGCGGCGAATTATCTTCCAACGATGTCGGTAAAACCGTTCGTCTTTGTGGTTGGGCTGAACTTCACAGAAGCCTCGGTGGAGTCGCCTTTCTCATTCTTAGAGACCAGACCGGCATTATTCAGGTTAAGACACGTCTAGATGAATTTCCAGTCGCACATTCTGCTAACAAAAACCTAAGACGCGAGTATGTGGCTGCCATTCAAGGCGTTGTTAGGTCTCGTTCAACTCAATCAATCAACTACGAGATGAAAACCGGCTTCATCGAGGTTGCTGCAAATGAGGTTCAAGAGTTGAATTCTAGGAATGCAAAGTTAACACTTATTCCTGAATTGAATTCTGATGATGCAGAAGGTTCTCCTAATGAGGAAATCCGTTTGAG gTATCGATGTCTTGATCTAAGGAAGCAACAAATGAATTCTAACATATTGCTGCGCCATAATGTGGTTAAACTCATACGAAGATATCTAGAAGACATACATGGTTTTGTCGAG GTTGAAACTCCGATACTGTCAAGATCCACACCAGAAGGTGCCCGGGAATATTTAGTTCCATCAAGAATCCAG CGAGGAACATTCTATGCCTTGCCACAAAGCCCTCAGATATAtaagcaaatgctaatggtagCTGGTTTTGATAAATATTATCAAGTAGCAAg ATGTTTTCGAGATGAAGATTTAAGAGCTGTTCATGATAGACAACCTGAGTTCACACAACTAGATATGGAAATGGCTTTTACTCCTTTAGAGGATATTTTGTCTCTTAATGAAGAGTTGATCAGAAAG GTTTTTCTTGAAATTAAGGGCGTGGAATTACCAAACCCTTTCCCCAGGCTTACATATGCTGAAGCAATGAATAGATATGGTTCGGACCATCCAGATACCAGATTTGATCTAGAATTAAAAGAT GTATCTGACATTTTCTCAGGGACTTCCTTCAAGATTTTCTCTGATTCCTTGGAGTGTGGTGGAGTTATTAAAGTATTGTGTGTACCTTCTGGTGCAACGAAGGACTCATATATACTTGATATTTACAACGAAGCAGAAAAATATGGTGCAAAGGGTTTAACTACTCTTTGGATCACGAAGAATG GTATTGGGGGATTTTCTTCTTTAGTATCAAGTATGGATTCTGCAACTATAGAGGAATTGTTAAGGCGATGCTCCGCGGGACCAAGTGATCTGATTTTATTTCATGCTGGTCATCATGCATCTGTAAATAAAACTCTAGGTCATCTTAGAGTTTATGTGGCACATAAATTAGGTTTGATCGACCAT gCCAAACATTCAATTTTGTGGATTACCGACTTTCCAATGTTTAAGTGGGATGATTCGAAGCAGAGGCTTGAG GCTTTTCATCATCCTTTCACTGCACCAAATCCGGAAGACATGAACAACCTTGCATCGGCTCGTGCATTGGCTTATGACATGGTTTACAACGGGGTGGAG ATTGGTAGGGGGAGTTTGAGAATCTATAAACGCGGCATACAACAGAAGGTTTTTGAGACTTTAGGCATCTCAATGGAGCAG gCTGAAGCGAAGTTTGGATATCTTCTTGAAGCTCTTGATATGGGGGCTCCGCCACATG GAGGCATAGCTTTTGGTTTGGACAGATTGGTTATGTTGCTAGCTGGTGCTAATTCAATCAGGGATGTCATTGCTTTCCCAAAAACAACAACTGCACAGTGTGCCCTCACGAGATCGCCTTCCAAGGTGGATCCCCAACAGCTGAGAGATCTTTCAATCACTACACAGACATTTAACTCTTGA
- the LOC112420841 gene encoding aspartate--tRNA ligase, chloroplastic/mitochondrial-like, with amino-acid sequence MDHATTEKLLRRCFARQSDLILFQAGHHASVNKTLGHLRVYVGHELGLIDHARHSILWITDFPMFEWNDSKKRLEAFHHPFTAPNPEDMNNLASARALAYDMVYNEVKIGGGSLRIYKRDIQQKVFETLGISMEQAEAKYGYLLEALDMGAPPHGGIAFGLDRLVMMLAGANSIRDVIAFPKTTTAQCALTRSPSEVDPQQLRDLSITA; translated from the exons ATGGATCATGCAACTACAGAGAAATTGTTAAGGCGATGCTTTGCGAGACAAAGTGATCTGATTTTATTTCAAGCTGGTCACCATGCATCTGTAAATAAAACTCTAGGTCATCTTAGAGTTTATGTGGGACATGAATTAGGTTTGATCGACCAT gCCAGACATTCAATTTTGTGGATTACCGACTTTCCAATGTTTGAGTGGAATGATTCAAAGAAGAGGCTTGAG GCTTTTCATCATCCTTTCACTGCACCAAATCCTGAAGACATGAACAACCTTGCATCGGCTCGTGCATTGGCTTATGACATGGTTTACAATGAGGTGAAG ATTGGTGGGGGGAGTTTGAGAATTTATAAACGCGACATACAACAAAAGGTTTTTGAGACTCTAGGCATCTCAATGGAGCAG gCTGAAGCGAAGTATGGATATCTTCTTGAAGCTCTTGACATGGGGGCTCCGCCACATG GAGGCATAGCTTTTGGTCTGGACAGATTGGTTATGATGCTAGCTGGTGCTAATTCAATCAGGGATGTCATTGCTTTCCCAAAAACAACAACTGCACAGTGTGCCCTCACGAGATCGCCTTCCGAGGTGGATCCCCAACAGCTGAGAGATCTTTCAATCACTGCATAG
- the LOC120575805 gene encoding aspartate--tRNA ligase, chloroplastic/mitochondrial, which translates to MEGTPYASGVGSIMYGMVCSRPDLAYAGGLKYTRAAQDEDALEGYVDADYAGNVDTRKSLSGFVFTLYGTTISWKANQQSVVALSTTQAEYIALVEGVKEAIWFACRTGFTTSLMSIRRYPSLGKTKIPLPYYKKLKPKTKKAITFKKPKPLQWISRTHHCGELSSNDVGKTVRLCGWVALHRRHGEVAFLILRDHTGIIQVTTHLNEFPVAHSANNNLRREYVVTIQGVVRSCPTQSINNKMKTGFIEVAANEVQELNSRNANVPIFSKELNSDDAEDSLKEEIRLRYRCLDLRKQQMNSNILLRHNVVKLIRRYLEDIHGFAEIETPILSRSTLKGAREFLVPSRIQRGTFYALPQSPQIYNQMLMVAGFDKYYQVARCFRDEDLRAVHDRQPEFTQLDMEMAFTPLEDILSLNEELIRKVFLEIKGVELPNPFPRLTYAEAMNRYGSDHPDTRFDLELKNVSDIFSRSSFKIFSDSLACGGVIKVLCVPYDAKKCYYISGIYNEAYKSGAKGLLVLKIKKNGKLAIPYQYSIL; encoded by the exons ATGGAAggtactccctatgcaagtggggttggaagcatcatgtatggaATGGTTTGTAGTAGGCCGGACTTGGCTTATGCG GGCGGTTTGAAGTACACAAGGGCAGCTCAAGATGAAGACGCTTTGGAGGGGTATGTTGATGCGGATTATGCGGGCAACGTGGACACTAGAAAATCCTTGTCGGGTTTTGTGTTTACTCTTTATGGCACGACAATTAgttggaaggcaaatcaacaatccGTGGTGGCATTATCTACAACTCAAGCGGAGTACATTGCACTTGTTGAAGGTGTGAAGGAGGCCATATG GTTCGCTTGTAGAACCGGATTCACAACATCTTTGATGTCCATTCGGCGATACCCATCCCTTGGCAAAACCAAAATACCACTCCCTTATTATAAAAAGCTTAAACCCAAAACCAAGAAAGCAATCACTTTCAAAAAGCCTAAACCCCTCCAATGGATTTCAAGGACTCACCATTGCGGTGAATTATCTTCGAACGATGTCGGCAAAACCGTTCGTCTTTGTGGTTGGGTTGCACTTCACAGACGCCACGGTGAAGTCGCCTTTCTCATTCTTAGAGACCACACCGGCATTATTCAGGTTACAACACATCTAAATGAATTTCCAGTCGCACATTCTGCTAACAATAACCTAAGACGCGAGTATGTGGTTACCATTCAAGGTGTTGTTAGGTCTTGTCCAACCcaatcaatcaacaacaagaTGAAAACCGGCTTCATCGAGGTTGCTGCAAATGAGGTTCAAGAGTTGAATTCTAGGAATGCAAATGTACCAATTTTTTCTAAAGAGTTGAATTCTGATGATGCAGAAGATTCTCTTAAAGAGGAAATCCGTTTGAG gTATCGATGTCTTGATCTAAGGAAGCAACAAATGAATTCTAACATATTGCTGCGGCATAATGTGGTTAAACTCATACGAAGATATCTAGAAGACATACATGGTTTTGCCGAG ATTGAAACTCCGATACTGTCAAGATCCACACTAAAAGGTGCCCGGGAATTTTTAGTTCCATCAAGAATCCAG CGAGGAACATTCTATGCCTTGCCACAAAGCCCTCAGATATATAACCAAATGCTAATGGTAGCTGGTTTTGATAAATATTATCAAGTAGCAAG ATGTTTTCGAGATGAAGATTTAAGAGCTGTTCATGATAGACAACCTGAGTTCACACAACTAGATATGGAAATGGCTTTTACTCCTTTAGAGGATATTTTGTCTCTTAATGAAGAGTTGATCAGAAAG GTTTTTCTTGAAATTAAGGGCGTGGAATTACCAAACCCTTTTCCCAGGCTTACATATGCTGAAGCAATGAATAGATATGGTTCGGACCATCCAGATACCAGATTTGATCTAGAATTAAAGAAT GTATCTGACATTTTCTCAAGGTCTTCCTTTAAGATTTTCTCTGATTCCTTGGCGTGTGGTGGAGTTATTAAAGTATTGTGTGTACCCTATGATGCAAAAAAGTGCTATTATATAAGTGGTATTTACAATGAAGCATACAAATCTGGTGCAAAGGGTTTACTTGTTCTCAAGATCAAGAAGAATGGTAAATTAGCAATTCCCTATCAATACTCAATTTTATGA